The following proteins come from a genomic window of Marinihelvus fidelis:
- a CDS encoding MBL fold metallo-hydrolase: MNAQKLMQFTRGLLALVILIAPALAPAEECEVELFVLGAGQDAGAPHIGYPDDPAWADPALGQTATSIAVVDHVAGERFLFEATPHVTRQLQLLDTLAPADGPGLGLDGVFLTHAHIGHYAGLMYFGREGAGADGIPVFVMPRFAAFLQGNGPWSQLVKLENIVIQPLAAETPVQASKGIHVTPLTVPHRDEFSETVGFVIVTNASKTLFLPDLDSWDEWAQASGIDLATRVVELDHLFVDATFFQDGELTGRDMSEIPHPRVKDTMERLSGLSPELRQKVRFIHYNHTNPIRFPASPESALVSARGFDVARAGDRLCLAP; encoded by the coding sequence ATGAACGCGCAAAAACTCATGCAGTTCACCAGGGGGTTACTGGCCCTTGTGATATTGATCGCCCCCGCCCTGGCGCCGGCCGAGGAATGTGAAGTCGAGTTGTTTGTCCTCGGTGCCGGGCAGGATGCCGGTGCGCCGCACATCGGCTATCCGGATGACCCCGCCTGGGCCGACCCCGCACTGGGCCAGACCGCCACGTCCATCGCGGTCGTGGATCATGTCGCCGGCGAGCGGTTCCTGTTTGAGGCGACACCCCACGTGACTCGCCAGCTGCAGTTGCTCGACACCTTGGCGCCCGCGGATGGCCCAGGGCTGGGCCTCGATGGCGTGTTTCTGACCCACGCCCATATCGGCCACTACGCCGGGCTGATGTACTTCGGCCGTGAAGGCGCCGGCGCCGATGGCATTCCCGTGTTTGTCATGCCCAGATTCGCCGCGTTCCTGCAGGGTAACGGGCCCTGGAGCCAGCTGGTCAAACTGGAGAACATCGTCATCCAACCCCTCGCCGCGGAAACACCGGTGCAGGCCAGCAAGGGCATTCATGTGACCCCCCTGACCGTTCCCCACCGTGATGAATTCTCGGAAACCGTGGGATTCGTCATCGTCACGAATGCATCAAAAACGCTGTTCCTGCCAGATCTCGACAGCTGGGACGAGTGGGCGCAAGCATCAGGAATTGACCTCGCCACCCGCGTCGTTGAACTCGACCACCTGTTCGTTGACGCCACGTTTTTCCAGGATGGTGAATTGACCGGGCGCGACATGTCGGAAATCCCGCATCCAAGGGTGAAGGACACCATGGAGCGGCTCTCAGGCCTGTCGCCGGAACTCCGCCAGAAGGTGCGCTTTATTCACTACAACCACACTAACCCCATCCGCTTTCCGGCATCACCGGAATCAGCGTTGGTCAGTGCGCGGGGATTCGATGTCGCCCGTGCCGGGGACCGGCTGTGCCTTGCACCCTGA
- the relB gene encoding type II toxin-antitoxin system RelB family antitoxin, translated as MPTTIRLKPETEARLDRLAQQTGRSKAFYLRQLIEDNLDDLEDIYLAEKRLEDLRAGKSSTMSADEVWGELDD; from the coding sequence ATGCCGACCACAATCCGCTTGAAGCCGGAAACCGAGGCGCGACTTGACCGGTTGGCGCAGCAAACCGGCCGCAGCAAGGCGTTCTACCTGCGCCAGTTGATCGAGGATAACCTCGACGATCTAGAGGATATCTACCTGGCCGAGAAACGCCTGGAAGATCTGCGCGCCGGTAAGTCTTCAACCATGAGCGCGGATGAGGTGTGGGGTGAGCTGGACGATTGA
- a CDS encoding thrombospondin type 3 repeat-containing protein codes for MKTKQPFSWARVLVLAMGICAFPAHSFELIELNTDLVVLDQQTPFYSWEFQDQFGSNNGFTLFSEDSVEQDITFGYGPAIGLLPNETLPKGFILLDGTLFLEATPTDPSGGRADVLRTYRLNVDPRLVNGDVRYLRNLYIRQGDQDVRYARERALATTLADARVMRLSESPNGARWVRAVRAIGNEGRADIRYMPRTPPDGVLGHYGYDTRDDGASYYVWAVMDRNSRYSVGVNADNDDDGIYNLDDNCRDTPNPDQQDNDGDGAGNACDDDDDGDGVNDTDDNCPLASNPDQADADGDGMGDLCDIDHDNDGVPDGDDECPFTEEGDLANTEGCSIADLCPCENESGWKNHGAYVRCVAKSSESFLEAGLIDSALKDLIVSEAAQSECGRKD; via the coding sequence ATGAAAACCAAGCAACCGTTTTCCTGGGCCAGGGTGCTGGTGCTCGCCATGGGCATTTGCGCTTTTCCCGCCCATTCGTTTGAGTTGATCGAACTGAACACGGATCTTGTCGTTCTGGATCAACAGACGCCGTTTTATTCCTGGGAGTTCCAGGACCAGTTTGGGTCCAACAACGGATTCACCTTGTTCAGCGAGGATTCTGTTGAGCAGGACATCACTTTTGGCTACGGCCCGGCGATTGGACTGCTGCCGAATGAAACTCTTCCAAAGGGGTTCATATTGCTTGATGGCACCCTGTTCCTGGAGGCGACGCCGACTGACCCAAGCGGTGGCCGGGCTGACGTGCTGCGGACTTACCGGCTTAATGTGGACCCGCGCCTGGTCAACGGCGATGTCCGCTATCTGCGCAACCTGTATATCCGGCAGGGTGACCAGGATGTCCGCTATGCGCGGGAAAGGGCACTGGCGACGACGCTGGCGGACGCCCGTGTCATGCGATTGTCCGAGTCCCCCAATGGCGCACGCTGGGTGCGCGCCGTGCGGGCCATTGGCAACGAAGGCCGTGCCGACATCCGCTACATGCCGCGCACGCCGCCGGATGGTGTGCTCGGGCACTATGGCTATGACACCAGGGACGACGGCGCCAGCTATTACGTGTGGGCGGTGATGGATCGCAACAGCCGTTACAGCGTCGGCGTGAACGCGGACAACGACGATGACGGCATCTACAACCTTGACGACAACTGCCGGGACACGCCCAATCCTGACCAACAGGATAACGACGGCGACGGTGCCGGCAACGCCTGCGATGACGATGACGATGGCGATGGCGTCAACGACACGGATGACAACTGCCCGCTGGCCTCGAACCCGGACCAGGCAGATGCCGATGGTGACGGCATGGGCGACCTCTGCGATATCGATCATGACAACGATGGGGTGCCGGATGGTGATGATGAGTGCCCGTTTACCGAGGAAGGCGACCTGGCCAATACCGAGGGTTGCTCCATCGCCGATCTTTGCCCCTGCGAGAACGAGAGCGGCTGGAAGAACCATGGTGCCTACGTCCGTTGTGTCGCCAAGTCGTCCGAGAGCTTCCTCGAAGCCGGCCTGATCGATTCGGCGCTGAAAGACCTGATTGTTTCCGAGGCAGCGCAGTCTGAATGCGGGCGGAAGGACTGA
- a CDS encoding winged helix-turn-helix domain-containing protein: MEACEDNAMNSRMPFFMNGVYIEPDALRISRKKSELRIEPKVMALLVALSERPGKLWTRDELITRIWAGESANDETLTRIVYLLRKALSSVAAAAGAVRTVPKLGYRLDAEVWAVGDESDEGASKTAIMTPFSVAVLPVVDVSAGSDGGFLADGLTRDLTTLMSRTPRFRVTPQSSAARYSADDLGTVDVAKALCARYLVTASLARSGNSVRIRVDLADAADDTLLWADKFQTDLDHFFEVQEDVVCSITTAIAAKVNVVQPLRVRRTGRFNLSAYERVQAAESLRLNYGRESAKKIVAMLQEALEIEPDDPIARAALSVQLSQNVVSQWADDPAATIAEADRLIAEALAAAPTDPEVLTAAGIVATMFHRPDEAIRYLEVATARNPNDAHALAVLGWQHCLRHSDPAGIGLIETAEDRAPHHPRFGLWATYRATAHLFMLNYAEGLRGGRHAVERTPHYYQPRLTCAWAHTGLGDEQSALREIDKARKQESEDIMEKFVAEMRRWSANSPNRDQCWAVLEQLRALRD, encoded by the coding sequence ATGGAAGCCTGCGAAGACAACGCGATGAACAGTCGCATGCCCTTCTTCATGAATGGCGTGTATATCGAGCCCGACGCCCTGCGGATCAGCAGAAAAAAGTCCGAATTGCGAATTGAACCCAAGGTCATGGCCCTGTTGGTGGCACTTTCCGAGCGGCCGGGCAAGCTGTGGACGCGTGATGAACTCATCACGCGCATCTGGGCGGGTGAATCGGCAAACGACGAGACGCTGACCCGCATTGTCTATTTGCTGCGCAAGGCGCTCTCGAGTGTCGCCGCGGCGGCCGGGGCCGTGAGAACGGTGCCAAAACTCGGCTACCGCCTGGACGCGGAAGTCTGGGCTGTAGGCGATGAGTCCGATGAGGGGGCGTCAAAGACGGCAATCATGACGCCGTTTTCAGTGGCCGTGCTTCCCGTGGTCGATGTTTCTGCTGGAAGTGATGGCGGCTTCCTGGCCGACGGCCTGACCAGGGATCTCACTACCCTGATGTCACGTACGCCCCGTTTTCGCGTTACCCCGCAGAGTTCTGCCGCGCGTTACTCCGCCGACGACCTGGGCACTGTGGATGTTGCCAAGGCCCTCTGTGCTCGTTACCTGGTCACGGCCTCGCTGGCGCGCTCCGGGAACTCGGTACGGATTCGCGTTGACCTGGCTGACGCCGCCGACGACACGCTGCTCTGGGCGGACAAGTTTCAAACGGATCTCGACCACTTTTTCGAAGTGCAGGAAGACGTCGTGTGCAGCATCACGACCGCCATCGCCGCAAAAGTCAATGTCGTACAGCCATTGCGCGTTCGACGCACCGGTCGATTCAATCTCTCGGCCTATGAGCGGGTTCAGGCGGCCGAGTCATTGCGCCTGAATTACGGGCGCGAAAGCGCAAAGAAAATCGTCGCCATGTTGCAGGAAGCGCTCGAGATCGAACCCGACGACCCGATCGCGCGCGCTGCACTTTCTGTGCAACTCAGCCAGAACGTGGTCAGCCAGTGGGCGGATGATCCGGCGGCGACCATCGCCGAGGCGGACCGCCTGATCGCCGAAGCGCTCGCTGCCGCACCAACGGACCCGGAGGTTCTGACGGCCGCCGGCATCGTCGCCACCATGTTTCATCGGCCCGACGAAGCCATCCGCTACCTGGAAGTCGCGACCGCTCGTAACCCCAACGACGCACACGCCCTGGCCGTACTGGGCTGGCAGCATTGCCTGCGCCACTCGGACCCTGCCGGGATCGGCCTGATCGAAACCGCCGAGGATCGCGCCCCGCACCATCCCCGATTCGGCTTGTGGGCGACGTACCGCGCCACCGCTCACTTGTTCATGCTGAACTATGCGGAGGGGCTGCGAGGGGGGCGGCACGCGGTCGAGCGTACCCCCCATTACTACCAGCCACGCCTGACGTGCGCCTGGGCACACACGGGCCTTGGAGACGAACAGTCGGCGTTGCGTGAAATCGACAAAGCCCGCAAACAGGAATCCGAAGACATCATGGAAAAGTTCGTCGCGGAAATGCGTCGGTGGTCAGCAAACTCGCCAAACAGGGACCAGTGCTGGGCAGTACTGGAACAACTCCGCGCCTTGCGGGATTAG
- a CDS encoding TonB-dependent receptor, with translation MLLFATTPAVADTGSMSVEAIDAITRRPIDRVMVSAESRDGTLYSGATENGAVIIEDLPDGFFTFRAESAGYVTAVEPAVRVLERRTGRVRFELQPVLETPLSDTLEEVVVIGRAREADPFGTVSSSFMNREELRNAPGSGSDVMRALSGLPGLVSTGEFASFSVRGHGPRNNLIYVDGFPFQQVVHFEQTLGEEAEIVNGGRYSIFAPNAVSGAEFSPGGWSAEFGGRKASLLQFDVVDGAPSAVGSVRLDLAGLEFLYQGPSGFHDDTTMFVQARRFDFGQLFDLIGEDDIGSPVMTDVIVKTRTQFDDDDEFEFLLIYAPEESTRDVENVIAAVDEPEGIEDVSLLDEDQDLALVGGTWRRLFGSDGQWTNRVYVRGFDKVSSEGEAYPDLVPPGTPPEGVPVRDKLLTVREEETEFGWRSDVSVGNRFGLFTAGLHLASEDINYSTELREDWIQYLYNSDDPRPPGANYIVLQPDDINSVYDASETNYGVYGEQVFEWGDASLRAGLRYDYDGFTGESLVSPRLNFNTMISPYLSLSASAGIFYESPSTLVRAADPDNFDLENEELGHVSAGISYRFSDNWRVLVEAYYQQIDNRLVADSRTDLRVTNDGEGTNLGADFVLTREFADGWTADLVYAWNRFRVDDNDGRGEYDWDFNREHFVSLGGRWEINERWQLGARWKYGSGQPIDRYIVHDDVLAPFPPVRYSQEFTAKNVDRDDAFHSLDVRVDYRRPVGPIDLVLFLDVLNVYGGPTGEPPELNILTGELISDEEEALPLMGLIVEYAW, from the coding sequence TTGCTGCTGTTTGCCACCACGCCCGCTGTTGCCGATACCGGCTCGATGTCCGTCGAGGCCATCGATGCCATCACGCGCCGGCCCATCGACCGGGTGATGGTGTCGGCCGAGTCGCGTGACGGCACGCTCTATTCCGGGGCGACGGAGAATGGCGCTGTCATCATCGAGGACCTGCCGGACGGGTTTTTCACCTTTCGCGCTGAATCGGCGGGCTACGTGACCGCGGTGGAGCCGGCGGTAAGAGTGCTGGAGCGGCGCACGGGCCGGGTTCGTTTCGAGCTGCAGCCGGTATTGGAAACCCCGCTGTCCGACACGCTTGAAGAAGTCGTCGTCATCGGCCGCGCGCGCGAAGCGGATCCTTTCGGCACCGTATCCAGCAGTTTCATGAACCGCGAGGAGCTGCGCAACGCGCCGGGTAGCGGAAGCGACGTCATGCGCGCGCTCAGCGGCCTTCCCGGACTGGTCTCCACCGGCGAGTTCGCGAGTTTCTCGGTGCGTGGCCACGGCCCCAGGAACAACCTGATCTACGTTGATGGATTCCCGTTCCAGCAGGTGGTGCATTTCGAGCAAACGCTCGGCGAAGAGGCCGAGATCGTCAACGGCGGCCGTTACTCCATTTTCGCCCCCAATGCGGTTTCCGGCGCCGAGTTTTCACCCGGTGGCTGGAGCGCGGAATTCGGTGGGCGCAAGGCATCCCTGCTGCAGTTCGATGTCGTCGATGGCGCTCCATCGGCCGTCGGCAGCGTGCGGCTGGATCTCGCCGGTCTCGAGTTTCTTTACCAGGGCCCGAGCGGTTTTCACGATGACACGACGATGTTCGTACAGGCACGTCGCTTCGACTTCGGGCAGTTGTTCGACCTCATCGGCGAGGATGACATCGGCTCACCCGTCATGACCGACGTCATCGTCAAAACGCGGACCCAGTTCGATGACGATGACGAATTCGAGTTCCTCCTGATCTACGCGCCCGAGGAATCCACCCGCGACGTCGAGAACGTGATCGCCGCAGTGGATGAGCCGGAAGGTATCGAGGATGTTTCGCTGCTGGACGAGGACCAGGACCTCGCCCTGGTCGGCGGCACCTGGCGTCGCCTGTTTGGCAGTGACGGACAGTGGACCAACCGCGTCTACGTTCGTGGCTTTGACAAGGTATCGTCCGAGGGCGAAGCCTATCCCGACCTGGTGCCACCCGGCACGCCGCCCGAAGGGGTGCCGGTACGCGATAAGCTCCTTACGGTCCGCGAAGAGGAGACGGAGTTCGGCTGGCGCAGCGATGTATCCGTCGGCAACCGCTTCGGCCTCTTTACCGCGGGACTTCACCTGGCCAGCGAAGATATCAATTACTCGACCGAGCTGCGCGAAGACTGGATTCAATACCTGTACAACTCGGACGACCCACGGCCGCCCGGCGCGAACTACATCGTGCTGCAGCCCGACGACATCAACTCGGTCTATGACGCCAGCGAGACCAATTACGGCGTTTACGGTGAGCAGGTCTTCGAATGGGGAGATGCCAGCCTACGCGCGGGACTTCGCTACGATTATGACGGCTTCACCGGCGAAAGCCTGGTGTCGCCGCGGCTCAACTTTAACACCATGATTTCTCCGTACCTGAGCCTGTCAGCCTCTGCCGGCATCTTCTACGAATCACCGAGCACCCTGGTACGCGCGGCGGATCCCGATAATTTCGACCTTGAAAACGAGGAGCTCGGCCATGTCAGCGCCGGCATCAGCTATCGGTTCAGCGACAACTGGCGCGTGCTGGTTGAGGCGTATTATCAGCAGATCGACAACCGGCTGGTCGCAGACAGCCGCACCGACCTGCGGGTGACCAATGATGGTGAAGGCACGAACCTGGGTGCCGACTTCGTGCTGACCCGCGAGTTTGCTGACGGCTGGACGGCCGACCTCGTCTACGCCTGGAATCGCTTCCGCGTTGATGACAATGACGGTCGTGGCGAGTACGACTGGGACTTCAACCGGGAGCATTTCGTATCCCTCGGCGGACGCTGGGAAATCAACGAGCGCTGGCAGCTGGGGGCCCGCTGGAAGTACGGTTCCGGGCAACCGATCGATCGTTACATCGTCCACGACGACGTGCTGGCGCCGTTCCCGCCGGTGCGTTATTCGCAGGAATTCACCGCGAAAAACGTTGACAGGGATGACGCCTTCCACTCGCTCGACGTGCGCGTCGACTACCGGCGCCCGGTCGGGCCCATCGACCTGGTGCTGTTCCTCGACGTGCTGAATGTTTACGGTGGCCCGACCGGCGAGCCGCCCGAACTGAACATCCTCACCGGCGAGTTGATCAGCGACGAGGAAGAGGCCCTGCCCCTGATGGGCCTGATCGTGGAGTACGCCTGGTGA
- a CDS encoding nucleotide pyrophosphohydrolase encodes MNITRLQAKLESFAAERDWNQFHSPKNLAMALNVEASELMEHFQWLTQEQSTELGEDTRKAVATEIADVQIYLLRLADMLGIDIEQAVTEKMEENRAKYPAEKVRGSAAKYTEYQD; translated from the coding sequence ATGAATATCACACGTCTACAAGCCAAACTCGAATCCTTCGCCGCTGAACGCGACTGGAACCAGTTCCACTCACCCAAGAACCTGGCCATGGCCCTGAACGTCGAGGCCTCGGAACTGATGGAACACTTCCAATGGCTGACCCAGGAGCAGTCGACCGAGCTGGGCGAAGACACCCGCAAGGCCGTCGCCACCGAGATCGCCGACGTGCAGATTTACCTGCTGCGCCTGGCCGACATGCTGGGCATCGATATTGAGCAGGCCGTGACCGAGAAGATGGAAGAGAACCGCGCCAAGTACCCTGCGGAGAAAGTCAGGGGCAGTGCGGCGAAGTACACGGAGTACCAGGACTGA
- a CDS encoding RNA-binding S4 domain-containing protein yields MKIIEINREPVELFKVLKFEGLASSGGEAKHLIEAGEVQVNGIVETRKRRKMVHGDVIEMPGESYVLQRTP; encoded by the coding sequence ATGAAAATCATCGAAATCAACCGCGAGCCCGTCGAACTCTTCAAAGTGCTTAAGTTCGAGGGCCTGGCATCGAGCGGCGGTGAGGCAAAGCATCTCATCGAAGCCGGTGAAGTACAGGTCAACGGCATCGTCGAGACACGCAAGCGCCGCAAGATGGTGCACGGGGACGTTATCGAGATGCCTGGCGAGTCATACGTGTTGCAACGTACACCCTGA
- a CDS encoding LytTR family DNA-binding domain-containing protein, producing the protein MNRNTVISNGTVFGLWPMGRSMVFIGAVLVAILILVEPEASHGLGLLDRTLFWVTNVVLALGALYAASWLLMPRLVHRMPPWLALLLVGVAGAVLMAPLGYLFELVQPDSWAVTEGGGWLDDFERSGAWQGIVAEFLQAGPQVMVIWLAINLPFFTARPTLNHPPGPGGDGHRRQPVVDVDKEEAGRYADDVRNQFLGEIPESLGTNVLAISSDLHYLHVYTDLGRCMILGSLQRAEDAMGDRGIRVHRAHWVARRAIVKIVKDGQQWSCLLTNDLKIPISRRKKSVVAGWFGQSTKIVRVKGSKRGVG; encoded by the coding sequence GTGAACCGGAATACGGTCATCAGCAACGGTACCGTTTTTGGCCTCTGGCCCATGGGCCGGTCGATGGTCTTTATCGGCGCCGTGCTGGTCGCCATCCTCATACTGGTCGAACCCGAGGCGAGCCACGGACTCGGTCTGCTCGACCGGACCCTGTTCTGGGTGACCAACGTGGTGCTCGCGCTCGGTGCGCTGTACGCGGCCAGCTGGTTGTTGATGCCGAGACTGGTGCATCGCATGCCGCCGTGGCTGGCGTTGCTGCTGGTGGGCGTCGCCGGCGCCGTCCTGATGGCCCCGCTGGGCTACCTGTTCGAGTTGGTGCAGCCCGATTCGTGGGCGGTGACCGAAGGTGGCGGCTGGCTGGATGATTTCGAGCGGAGTGGCGCCTGGCAGGGCATCGTCGCGGAGTTTCTGCAAGCCGGCCCGCAGGTCATGGTGATATGGCTGGCCATCAACCTGCCGTTTTTCACCGCCAGGCCGACACTCAACCACCCGCCGGGCCCCGGCGGCGATGGCCACCGCCGCCAGCCCGTGGTGGATGTCGACAAGGAAGAGGCCGGACGCTACGCCGACGACGTCCGCAACCAGTTCCTGGGCGAAATACCGGAATCGCTGGGCACCAACGTGCTGGCGATTTCATCCGACCTGCATTACCTGCACGTCTACACGGACCTCGGGCGCTGCATGATACTGGGTTCGCTGCAACGCGCGGAGGACGCCATGGGCGACCGCGGCATTCGCGTGCACCGCGCGCACTGGGTCGCGCGCCGCGCCATCGTCAAGATCGTCAAGGACGGCCAGCAATGGTCCTGCCTGCTGACGAACGACCTGAAAATCCCGATCAGCCGCCGCAAGAAATCGGTCGTGGCCGGCTGGTTCGGACAATCGACGAAGATCGTACGGGTGAAGGGTTCGAAAAGGGGCGTGGGCTAG